A DNA window from Vespula vulgaris chromosome 18, iyVesVulg1.1, whole genome shotgun sequence contains the following coding sequences:
- the LOC127070403 gene encoding threonine aspartase 1, with protein MSNVNHGFIAVHVGAGQHSDSTKDKYQKLCRDACKAGIQNIKSGGSALDAVVNATIVLEDSPLTNAGFGSNLTVNGTVECDASVMDGTNLQFGAIGAVSGIKNPVFLAKRLCEQQSKKIGYGRIPPSFLVGHGAHTWAQEMGIQILSPEQLISRKAEKIYKYYKRQVENSDDEVHKYAKRRMDTVGAICVDKNGNIASACSSGGIILKYPGRVGQAGVWGCGTWASKDEYSVGTSTSGCGEHLIRTTLARSIAEAIVNTSCPTTSLHQAMKTNFIESRFLDGLEKKLGGVIAIRYSPQEKLGDFLWSYSTNSMIIGYMNSNERTSISHMSVLPTLEVGKKAVVEGVCFRM; from the exons ATGAGTAATGTTAATCATGGATTCATTGCTGTCCACGTGG gCGCAGGACAACATTCCGATTCAACTAAAGacaaatatcaaaaattatgTCGTGATGCGTGTAAAGCA ggtatacaaaatattaaatctgGTGGTAGTGCATTAGATGCAGTGGTTAATGCTACAATTGTGTTAGAAGATTCACCTTTAACAAATGCTGGATTTGGTTCTAACCTTACAGTTAATGGAACAGTAGAATGTGATGCTAGTGTTATGGATGGTACCAATTTACAGTTTGGTGCAATAGGTGCGGTTAGTGGTATAAAAAATCCTGTCTTCCTTGCAAAGCGTTTATGCGAACAGCAATcaaaaaaaattggatatgGAAGAATTCCACCAAG ttttttGGTTGGACATGGAGCACATACATGGGCACAAGAAATGggtatacaaatattatcgcCTGAACAGTTAATATCAA gaaaagcagaaaaaatatataagtattataaaagaCAAGTAGAAAATAGCGATGATGAAGTTCATAAG TATGCTAAAAGGCGAATGGATACTGTGGGTGCAATATGTGTagataaaaatggaaatatagcATCAGCTTGTTCTAGTGGTGGTATCATTCTTAAATATCCAGGAAGAGTAGGTCAA GCGGGTGTATGGGGATGTGGTACTTGGGCATCTAAGGATGAGTATTCAGTTGGTACAAGTACATCAGGGTGTGGAGAACATCTTATTCGTACTACACTTGCAAGATCAATAGCAGAAGCAATTGTAAATACATCCTGTCCAACAACTAGCTTGCATCAAGCTATGAAAACTAATTTTATAG aatctAGATTCTTAGATGgacttgaaaagaaattaggtGGAGTTATAGCAATTCGATATTCACCACAGGAAAAACTTGGCGATTTTCTTTGGAGTTATTCTACTAATTCAATGATCATAGGCTACATGAATTCTAATGAACGGACATCAATa agTCATATGTCAGTTTTACCTACACTTGAAGTTGGAAAAAAAGCAGTAGTCGAAGGCGTTTGTTTtcgtatgtaa
- the LOC127070401 gene encoding ero1-like protein gives MEITKLNFSTETMLFSTLFFLIILTSFNVNVNGNYFGTNAHKDDQCFCKLKGSIDDCSCNVDTVDYFNNVKIYPRLQSLLLRDYFRFYKVNLKQECPFWADDSKCAIRYCHVQPCHDDDIPEGLKGEIPRNLHFNESPADKYKLSLQLANCNQNAKDHNMELGYLNTTISSENYKEFERWQQYDDAQDNFCVKESSPGEYVDLLLNPERYTGYKGPSAHRIWRSIYMENCFRPKNSPHNFIQSSKINGMCLEKRVFYRVISGLHASINIHLCSKYLLSSQDCLNIVSSAKWGPNLSELQRRFSSETTGGEGPNWLKNLYFIYLLELRALAKAAPYLKREEYYTGNDVDDKDTRLAIDDVLQIVQSFPEHFNETVMFSGGTHAQILKEEFRQHFRNISRIMDCVGCDKCKLWGKLQIQGLGTALKILFSGKFDKWEPTLHNFTRKQFFLERSEIVALINGFGRLSESIFELDRFRQMMR, from the exons ATGGAAATAACGAAGTTGAACTTTTCCACGGAAACGATGCTATTCTcgacattattttttctaattatattaacaaGCTTTAACGTCAACGTCAATGGCAATTATTTTGGAACTAATGCACATAAAGACGATCAATGCTTTTGCAAG tTAAAGGGATCGATTGATGATTGTAGCTGTAATGTTGATACAGTGgattattttaacaatgtaaaaatatatcctaGATTGCAAAGTCTTTTACTAAGAgattattttagattttacAAAGTAAACTTAAAGCAAGAATGTCCTTTTTGGGCTGATGACAGTAAATGTGCTATACGTTATTGTCATGTACAACCTTGTCATGAT GATGATATTCCAGAAGGATTAAAAGGAGAAATTCCaagaaatttacattttaatgaaAGTCCTgcagataaatataaattatctctACAACTAGCAAATTGTAATCAAAATGCGAAAGATCATAATATGGAGTTGGGTTATTTAAATACCACTATtag ttcagaaaattataaagaatttgAACGTTGGCAACAATATGATGATGCTCAAGATAATTTTTGTGTAAAAGAATCTAGTCCTGGTGAATATGTAGATCTTTTACTTAATCCTGAGAGATACACAGGATATAAAGGACCAAGTGCGCATAGAATATGGCGAAGTATTTATATGGAAAATTGTTTTAG ACCTAAAAATTCTCctcataattttatacaatctTCTAAGATAAATG gaATGTGTTTAGAAAAGAGAGTTTTCTATCGTGTTATATCAGGCTTGCATGCaagtattaatattcatttatgttcaaaatatctattatcttCACAAGATTGCTTAAATATTGTATCAAGTGCAAAATGGGGCCCTAATCTGTCAGAATTACAAAGGCGATTTTCGTCTGAAACAACTGGTGGTGAAGGACCTAATTggttgaaaaatttatattttatttatttacttgaaTTAAGGGCTCTCGCTAAAGCTGCACCTTacttaaaaagagaagaatattatACTGGTAACGATGTGGACGACAAAGATACTCGTCTAGCTATAGACGATGTCCTACAAATTGTTCA ATCGTTTCCTGAACATTTTAATGAAACAGTCATGTTTTCTGGAGGTACTCATGCAcagatattaaaagaagaattcaggcaacattttagaaatatttcacgCATAATGGATTGTGTTGGATGTGATAAATGTAAACTGTGGGGTAAATTGCAAATACAAGGTTTAGGAACAgcattaaaaattctattctctGGGAAATTTGATAAATGGGAGCCGACCCTTCATAATTTTACTAGAAAGCAATTCTTCTTAGAAAGAAGCGAAATCGTAGCTCTTATTAATGGATTTGGAag attatcaGAAAGTATATTTGAATTGGATAGATTTCGACAAATGATGAGATAG